Proteins encoded by one window of Mycolicibacterium sp. ND9-15:
- a CDS encoding HAD-IIA family hydrolase, translating to MDGVLVREEHALPGAAEFLQRLSDRARPFLVLTNNSIFTPRDLSARLRRAGLVVPEESIWTSALATAAFLTDQLPGGSAYVIGEAGLTTALHEAGYTLTDIEPDFVVLGETRTYSFEAITKAIRLILGGARFIATNPDVTGPSAEGPLPATGSVAAMITKATGREPYFVGKPNPMMFRSALNRIEAHSESTVMVGDRMDTDVVAGIEAGLETILVLTGSTNIDDVERYPFRPSRVLASIAEAIELV from the coding sequence ATGGACGGTGTGCTCGTCCGCGAGGAACATGCGCTGCCCGGCGCCGCCGAGTTCCTGCAGCGATTAAGCGACCGTGCTCGGCCCTTTCTAGTGCTGACCAACAACTCGATCTTCACGCCCCGGGACCTGTCCGCGCGGCTGCGGCGCGCGGGCCTGGTCGTGCCCGAGGAGTCCATCTGGACCTCCGCGCTGGCGACCGCGGCGTTCCTCACCGACCAGCTGCCGGGCGGATCGGCCTATGTCATCGGCGAGGCCGGGCTGACCACGGCATTGCACGAGGCGGGGTACACCCTCACCGATATCGAACCGGACTTCGTGGTTCTCGGAGAGACGCGGACCTACTCGTTCGAGGCGATCACCAAGGCGATCCGGTTGATCCTCGGCGGCGCCCGGTTCATCGCCACCAACCCCGACGTCACCGGCCCGTCCGCGGAAGGACCGCTACCGGCCACTGGGTCGGTCGCCGCGATGATCACGAAGGCCACCGGCCGCGAACCGTACTTCGTCGGCAAGCCCAACCCGATGATGTTCCGCAGCGCGCTGAACCGGATCGAGGCGCATTCGGAGAGCACGGTCATGGTGGGCGACCGGATGGACACCGACGTCGTCGCGGGCATCGAAGCGGGGCTGGAAACCATCCTCGTACTCACCGGTTCGACGAACATCGACGACGTCGAGCGGTATCCGTTCCGGCCCAGCCGGGTACTGGCGTCCATCGCCGAAGCCATCGAACTCGTGTGA
- a CDS encoding heme-binding protein: MFRRSAVGAGVIAGAILFGAAPAAADPPNCTAADLAGVMSGVSAGMSSYLFTHPEVNAFFTGLKGKPRDQMTTEIKAYLDANPQVRDELRAVRQAAIDFRDRCDVPMPDMPMG; this comes from the coding sequence TTGTTCCGCCGCAGTGCTGTCGGTGCCGGTGTGATCGCCGGCGCGATCCTCTTCGGCGCCGCGCCCGCCGCCGCCGATCCGCCCAACTGCACGGCCGCCGACCTGGCCGGTGTCATGTCCGGGGTTTCCGCGGGCATGTCGTCGTACCTGTTCACCCATCCGGAGGTGAACGCGTTCTTCACCGGACTCAAAGGCAAGCCCAGGGATCAGATGACGACGGAGATCAAGGCATATCTGGATGCCAACCCGCAAGTTCGCGACGAGCTGCGAGCGGTCCGGCAGGCCGCGATCGACTTCCGTGACCGCTGCGATGTGCCGATGCCCGATATGCCGATGGGCTAG
- a CDS encoding Dyp-type peroxidase, producing MLELDDIQHILLTRTPAITGRYEFLTFDTAEGGRAWLTALLGKVQSAADVRATMDTSDRWVTLAFTWQGLRALGVPMESLATFPEAFREGMAARASILGDTGSCAPEHWGGGVAGDDLHAIAILFSRTDEQCRRSLEEHDKLLARTEGVRSLSHLDLNASPPFDYAHDHFGFRDRLSQPVMKGSGEQPTPGSGDPLEPGEFILGYPDENGPVLDLPQPEILSRNGSYMAYRRLQEHVGMFREYLKTNSQTPEEEELLAAKFMGRWRSGAPLVLAPDKDDPELGADPMRNNDFNYQEMDPFGYACPLGSHARRLNPRDTAHYMNRRRMIRRGATYGPALAEGAPDDGVDRGIAAFIICADLVRQFEFAQNVWINDKTFHELGNERDPICGTQDGTLDFTVPKRPIRKVHRGIPAFTTLKGGAYFFLPGMGGLRYLATLGETS from the coding sequence ATGCTTGAGCTCGACGACATACAGCACATCCTGCTGACGCGTACACCCGCGATCACCGGACGGTACGAATTCCTGACCTTCGACACCGCCGAAGGCGGCCGCGCCTGGCTCACCGCACTGCTCGGCAAGGTTCAGTCCGCAGCCGATGTCCGCGCCACGATGGACACCTCGGATCGCTGGGTCACCTTGGCCTTCACCTGGCAGGGCCTCCGCGCGCTCGGTGTTCCCATGGAGTCGCTGGCGACGTTTCCCGAGGCGTTCCGCGAAGGCATGGCAGCGCGGGCGAGCATCCTCGGTGACACGGGGTCATGCGCACCGGAACACTGGGGCGGCGGGGTGGCCGGCGACGATCTGCACGCCATCGCGATCCTGTTCTCCCGTACCGACGAACAGTGCCGGCGATCGCTCGAGGAGCACGACAAGCTGCTCGCGCGAACCGAGGGCGTGCGCAGCCTCTCGCATCTCGACCTCAACGCGAGCCCACCGTTCGATTACGCCCACGACCATTTCGGTTTCCGCGACCGGTTGTCCCAGCCGGTGATGAAGGGGTCCGGTGAACAACCCACGCCGGGCTCGGGCGACCCGTTGGAACCGGGTGAATTCATCCTGGGCTATCCCGACGAGAACGGGCCGGTGCTCGACCTGCCACAGCCCGAGATCTTGTCGCGCAACGGCAGCTATATGGCCTATCGCCGGCTACAGGAACACGTCGGGATGTTCCGCGAGTATCTGAAGACGAACTCCCAGACTCCCGAGGAGGAGGAGTTGCTGGCCGCGAAGTTCATGGGCCGATGGCGAAGCGGCGCGCCACTCGTACTCGCGCCCGACAAAGACGACCCGGAGTTGGGTGCAGATCCGATGCGCAACAACGACTTCAACTACCAGGAGATGGACCCGTTCGGATACGCCTGCCCTCTCGGCTCACATGCCCGGCGACTGAACCCGCGCGACACCGCGCATTACATGAACCGACGCCGGATGATCCGCCGCGGGGCCACGTACGGGCCCGCACTGGCCGAAGGCGCACCCGACGACGGTGTCGATCGCGGTATCGCCGCCTTCATCATCTGCGCCGACCTCGTGCGGCAGTTCGAGTTCGCGCAGAACGTCTGGATCAATGACAAGACCTTTCACGAACTCGGTAACGAGCGAGACCCCATCTGTGGGACCCAGGACGGCACGCTCGACTTCACGGTTCCGAAGCGGCCCATCCGCAAAGTACACAGGGGGATTCCGGCGTTCACCACTCTCAAGGGCGGCGCGTACTTCTTTCTTCCAGGAATGGGCGGTCTCCGATACCTTGCGACACTGGGAGAAACGTCATGA
- a CDS encoding spirocyclase AveC family protein, whose protein sequence is MSTELTPALIVGLSFAYIGGVLFLAYGAYLSIRRGRLHPLLLVSISAISFSWIEAPYDWAMYAQFPPALPRMPSWWPLNMTWGGGLPSSVPIGYIAYFVVPAVIGAALGRRLIRRFGWRRPQTLLIVGLLVGFCWALLFNGFFGPRLGVFYYGYVIPGLAIFEGSKFQYPIYDAIAMGLQMMVFTYLLGRTDAQGRNAIEVWADKRTTSRVGSSLLSIAAVVVVGHLMYGAVFAPHLVTKLAGYVTSGPTEQLFPGVPNQPR, encoded by the coding sequence ATGAGTACCGAGCTGACGCCGGCGTTGATCGTCGGCTTGTCCTTCGCCTACATCGGCGGAGTGCTGTTTCTGGCCTACGGCGCGTACCTGAGCATCCGGCGTGGCCGCTTGCATCCACTGCTGCTGGTATCCATCTCGGCGATCTCGTTCTCGTGGATCGAGGCGCCCTACGACTGGGCGATGTATGCCCAGTTCCCGCCCGCGCTGCCCCGCATGCCGTCGTGGTGGCCGCTGAACATGACGTGGGGTGGCGGACTTCCGTCATCGGTGCCGATCGGCTATATCGCCTACTTCGTGGTGCCCGCCGTGATCGGCGCCGCGCTCGGCCGGCGGCTGATTCGGCGATTCGGTTGGCGCAGACCACAGACCCTGTTGATCGTGGGGCTGCTCGTCGGCTTCTGCTGGGCCCTGCTGTTCAACGGGTTCTTCGGTCCCCGCCTCGGCGTCTTCTACTACGGCTACGTGATTCCGGGATTGGCGATCTTCGAAGGGAGCAAATTCCAGTACCCGATCTACGACGCGATCGCGATGGGACTGCAGATGATGGTGTTCACCTACCTCCTCGGGCGTACCGATGCACAGGGCCGCAACGCGATTGAGGTGTGGGCAGACAAACGAACGACGAGTCGCGTGGGATCGTCGCTTCTGTCGATCGCGGCCGTCGTCGTGGTCGGCCACCTCATGTACGGCGCGGTTTTCGCACCGCACCTGGTGACGAAACTCGCCGGCTACGTGACGTCCGGTCCGACGGAGCAGTTGTTCCCCGGCGTGCCGAACCAGCCTCGGTGA
- a CDS encoding IS110 family transposase: MIFVGDDWAEDHHDVYLMDETGQHLAARRLPEGLAGIRALHELIAAHAEEPNQVLVGIETDRGLWVSALAAAGYQVWAINPMAAARYRDRHHVSGAKSDAADAKLLADLVRTDRHNHRLIAGDSPQAEAIKVLARSHQSLIWARTRHANMLRGGLREYYPAALEAFDSLTDSDALAILGRAPTPDQGARLSVAKIGSALKASGRQRNIESRATEIQAVLRREHLTAPPAVTAAFGATTTAAVHVIAALNTQITDLETALADHFETHPDADIYRSLPGLGVVLGARVLGEFGDDPNRFTTAKCRKNYAGTSPLTIASGRKRAVLARHIRNKRLYDAVDQWAFCTLTRSVGARAYYDEHRANGDTHHQALRALGNRLVGILHGCLRHHTRYDEHKAWAHRQAAAA, translated from the coding sequence ATGATCTTCGTCGGCGACGACTGGGCCGAAGACCATCACGACGTGTATCTGATGGACGAGACAGGCCAACACTTGGCGGCCCGGCGATTACCCGAGGGCCTGGCCGGTATCCGGGCCCTGCATGAGCTGATCGCCGCGCACGCCGAGGAGCCAAACCAGGTGCTGGTCGGCATCGAAACTGATCGGGGCCTGTGGGTCTCGGCGTTGGCCGCGGCCGGCTATCAGGTGTGGGCGATCAACCCGATGGCGGCCGCCCGCTACCGCGATCGGCATCACGTGTCGGGGGCGAAGTCCGATGCCGCTGATGCCAAGCTGTTGGCCGATCTGGTCCGCACTGACCGGCACAATCACCGACTGATCGCCGGCGACAGCCCGCAGGCTGAGGCGATCAAGGTGCTGGCCCGTTCTCATCAAAGCTTGATCTGGGCACGCACCCGGCATGCCAACATGCTGCGCGGCGGGCTGCGGGAGTACTACCCCGCTGCGCTGGAGGCCTTCGATTCGCTCACCGACAGCGACGCACTGGCCATCCTGGGACGTGCTCCAACACCTGACCAGGGCGCTCGACTGAGCGTGGCCAAGATCGGATCGGCACTCAAAGCTTCTGGACGGCAACGCAACATCGAGTCACGCGCCACCGAGATACAAGCCGTGCTGCGCCGTGAGCATCTCACTGCACCGCCCGCGGTCACAGCCGCGTTCGGGGCCACCACGACCGCGGCGGTGCACGTCATTGCCGCGCTGAACACTCAGATCACCGACCTCGAAACCGCGCTGGCCGACCATTTTGAGACGCACCCGGACGCCGACATCTACCGCTCCCTGCCAGGACTTGGTGTTGTGCTCGGCGCCCGGGTGCTCGGTGAGTTCGGGGACGACCCGAACCGGTTCACCACGGCCAAGTGTCGCAAGAACTACGCGGGAACATCACCGTTGACCATCGCGTCGGGTCGAAAACGTGCCGTGCTGGCCCGCCACATCCGCAACAAACGCCTCTACGACGCAGTCGATCAATGGGCGTTTTGCACGCTGACCCGAAGCGTCGGCGCTCGTGCCTACTACGACGAACACCGCGCCAACGGCGACACCCACCACCAAGCACTACGCGCACTCGGAAACCGCCTCGTCGGCATCCTCCACGGCTGCCTACGCCACCACACCCGCTACGACGAACACAAAGCCTGGGCACACAGACAAGCCGCCGCCGCTTGA
- a CDS encoding TetR/AcrR family transcriptional regulator translates to MPQRRSSKKGSAAEVPTARRPPGEARRLLLAAARELFARRDYRSTTTREIAEAAGVTEYLLFRHFGSKAGLFREALVLPFTDFVDDFGKTWQAVIPDKITEEELTRQFVGRLYDVLIEHRGLLVTLVAADGLTDEEIDSAGIADIRRALTLLGRISAEGIRLRGLRSEQPDLPAHSTVAMIVGMVALRSTFFGNRPPSREAIVDELVQAVLHGFLHRP, encoded by the coding sequence ATGCCCCAGCGACGTTCGTCGAAGAAGGGATCCGCCGCAGAGGTGCCCACCGCGCGCAGGCCTCCCGGCGAGGCGCGTCGGCTCCTGCTCGCCGCCGCCCGTGAGCTGTTCGCGCGCAGGGACTATCGCAGCACCACCACGCGGGAGATCGCCGAGGCGGCCGGTGTCACCGAATATCTGCTGTTCCGTCACTTCGGCTCCAAGGCGGGCCTGTTCCGGGAGGCACTCGTACTCCCGTTCACCGACTTCGTCGACGACTTCGGCAAGACCTGGCAGGCCGTCATCCCGGACAAGATCACCGAGGAGGAACTGACCCGGCAGTTCGTCGGCCGGCTCTACGACGTTCTCATCGAGCATCGCGGCCTGCTGGTGACCCTCGTCGCCGCCGACGGGCTCACCGACGAAGAGATCGACAGCGCAGGCATCGCCGACATCAGGCGGGCGCTCACGCTGCTCGGTCGGATCAGCGCCGAAGGTATCCGTCTGCGAGGATTGCGTTCGGAACAGCCAGACCTCCCTGCGCATTCCACGGTTGCGATGATCGTCGGCATGGTGGCGCTGCGCTCCACCTTCTTCGGCAACAGGCCGCCGTCGCGTGAGGCGATCGTCGACGAACTCGTCCAGGCGGTGTTACACGGTTTCCTACACCGGCCTTAA
- a CDS encoding mycofactocin-coupled SDR family oxidoreductase yields MTGKLDGKVAFITGAARGQGRAHAIAMAREGADIIAVDICRDIPSNPYPLATLDDLAETERAVKETGRRVVARVADVRERHELRDAVEAGVADLGKIDIVVANAGILPMAMGRPHDAMSFVDASDVDLLGVMNTVAVTVPHLPDGSSVIITGSTAGMIRGTTDNPNMGPGGRGYGWSKRVLIEYVEEMSMALAARMIRVNAIHPTNCNTHLLQNDGMYSMFRPDLTAEGKQATREDAEPLFTIFQAMPIPYIEPEDMANLGVFLASDDSRYITGQQIRVDAGSLLKWPNGPGG; encoded by the coding sequence ATGACCGGGAAGCTCGACGGAAAGGTCGCTTTCATCACGGGGGCCGCCCGCGGTCAGGGCCGCGCGCACGCGATCGCGATGGCCAGAGAAGGCGCCGACATCATCGCGGTCGACATCTGCCGTGACATCCCGTCCAATCCCTACCCGCTGGCCACCCTCGACGACCTCGCCGAAACCGAGCGCGCGGTCAAGGAGACCGGTCGGCGCGTCGTCGCCCGGGTCGCCGACGTCCGGGAGCGCCATGAGCTGCGGGACGCCGTCGAAGCCGGGGTCGCCGACCTCGGCAAGATCGACATCGTCGTCGCCAACGCGGGCATTCTGCCGATGGCCATGGGCAGACCGCACGACGCGATGTCGTTCGTCGACGCCTCCGACGTCGACCTGCTCGGCGTGATGAACACCGTCGCGGTCACGGTTCCGCACCTGCCCGACGGATCATCGGTCATCATCACCGGGTCGACGGCAGGCATGATCCGCGGCACCACGGACAACCCCAACATGGGGCCCGGCGGCAGGGGATACGGCTGGAGTAAGCGGGTGCTCATCGAATACGTCGAAGAGATGTCAATGGCACTGGCAGCCAGGATGATTCGCGTCAACGCGATCCACCCGACCAACTGCAACACTCATCTGCTGCAGAACGACGGGATGTACAGCATGTTCCGGCCCGACCTCACCGCCGAGGGCAAGCAGGCCACACGCGAGGACGCCGAGCCGCTGTTCACCATCTTCCAGGCGATGCCGATCCCCTATATCGAACCGGAGGACATGGCGAACCTCGGAGTGTTCCTCGCCAGTGACGACAGCCGTTACATCACCGGCCAGCAGATCCGCGTCGACGCGGGGTCACTGCTCAAGTGGCCCAACGGGCCCGGCGGTTAA
- a CDS encoding cytochrome P450: MTDFETVDFFTDETLVPDPYPYFDFLRSSCPVVQATPFNVLAVTGYDEALAVYKDPAFSSCVSVAGPFSGMPFGAGESDDVTELIEQHRGAVPMAEHITSQDPPLHTRTRGLLNKLITPKRLKENEDFMWRLADQQLDTFLDKGSCEFLAAYAKPFSLLVIADLLGVPLEDHEEFKEVFALETVGELGKEAPTSHNPLEWLNEKFHSYIEDRRRSPRSDVLTELAQAKHEDGSTPDIEDVMNLSTFLFAAGTETTTKLVSSAVRFIAENVGFERKLLDDRSTIPAFLEETLRMESPVKSHFRMARTTTKIGEVEVPAGTIVMLLPGACNRDERKFAEPNTFKADRPNVREQIAFIRGVHSCPGAPLARAEGRISLNRILDRMTDITISTEHHGPPGNRHFTYEPTFIMRGLSELHITFTPVT, encoded by the coding sequence GTGACCGATTTCGAGACCGTCGACTTCTTCACCGATGAGACGCTCGTACCAGATCCATACCCCTACTTCGATTTCTTGCGGTCCAGTTGTCCAGTGGTGCAGGCGACCCCGTTCAACGTGCTTGCCGTCACCGGCTACGACGAGGCGCTTGCGGTTTACAAGGACCCGGCGTTCTCGTCCTGCGTCTCGGTCGCCGGTCCGTTCTCGGGCATGCCCTTCGGTGCCGGTGAATCCGACGACGTCACCGAGTTGATCGAACAACACCGCGGTGCTGTGCCGATGGCCGAACACATCACGTCGCAGGATCCGCCGCTGCACACCCGCACGCGGGGGCTTCTGAACAAACTCATCACCCCCAAGCGCCTGAAGGAGAACGAGGACTTCATGTGGCGGTTGGCCGATCAGCAACTGGACACGTTCCTCGACAAGGGCAGCTGTGAATTCCTCGCCGCCTACGCCAAACCGTTCTCGTTGCTGGTCATCGCCGACCTGCTCGGTGTGCCGCTGGAGGACCACGAGGAGTTCAAGGAGGTCTTCGCGCTCGAAACCGTCGGCGAACTCGGCAAGGAGGCGCCGACTTCGCACAACCCGTTGGAGTGGCTCAACGAGAAGTTCCATTCCTACATCGAGGATCGCAGACGCTCACCGCGTTCCGACGTGTTGACCGAGCTGGCGCAGGCCAAGCACGAAGACGGCTCGACCCCCGACATCGAGGACGTCATGAACCTGTCGACGTTCCTGTTCGCGGCAGGCACCGAGACGACGACGAAACTGGTCAGTTCGGCGGTCCGATTCATCGCCGAAAACGTGGGTTTCGAAAGGAAGCTCCTCGACGACCGCAGCACGATCCCCGCCTTCCTCGAGGAGACGTTGCGGATGGAAAGCCCTGTCAAATCCCATTTCCGGATGGCGCGCACCACCACGAAGATCGGCGAAGTCGAGGTGCCGGCGGGAACAATTGTGATGCTGCTGCCCGGTGCGTGCAACCGCGACGAACGTAAGTTCGCCGAGCCCAACACCTTTAAAGCCGATCGGCCCAACGTGCGCGAGCAGATCGCGTTCATCCGCGGCGTTCATTCCTGCCCGGGTGCGCCGTTGGCCCGCGCGGAAGGTCGGATCTCGTTGAACCGCATCCTCGACCGGATGACCGACATCACGATCTCCACCGAGCATCACGGCCCGCCGGGCAACCGCCACTTCACCTATGAGCCGACGTTCATCATGCGCGGCCTGTCCGAACTACACATCACGTTCACCCCGGTCACCTAG
- a CDS encoding SDR family NAD(P)-dependent oxidoreductase, which yields MTDLRFDDKVVVVTGGGRGIGRGHALLLAAKGARVVIADNGADIDGRACAWRPADAVVEEIAQAGGRAVACSASVADEAGAQSIIDTAVDAFGRIDAVINNAGVHDPGLFETLSMDRIRTMLDVHYFGTLFVSRAAWPHLVDAGRGRIVNTVSEAMLGGIPELTSYGAAKGAVWGLTRNLATEGAAHGIGVNAIAPRAYTRMSASQGRQLAQLYGMSEDMMAEINASMPPELCAPAAVFLAHESCSCNGEVLLTGMGGVSRLAVVRTQGIWKQALSAEDVAENLDQIMNVDDAYVTEVTRSVL from the coding sequence ATGACTGATCTACGCTTCGACGACAAGGTGGTGGTCGTCACCGGAGGCGGCCGGGGAATCGGCCGCGGCCACGCGCTGCTGCTCGCCGCCAAGGGGGCACGCGTCGTCATCGCCGACAACGGGGCGGACATCGACGGACGCGCCTGCGCATGGCGACCGGCTGACGCAGTGGTCGAGGAGATCGCCCAAGCCGGCGGCCGAGCCGTGGCGTGCAGCGCATCGGTCGCCGACGAGGCGGGGGCGCAGTCGATCATCGACACCGCCGTCGACGCGTTCGGGCGCATCGACGCGGTGATCAACAATGCCGGCGTGCACGACCCGGGGCTTTTCGAGACGCTGTCGATGGACCGGATCCGCACAATGCTCGACGTTCATTACTTCGGAACGCTTTTCGTCTCGCGGGCGGCATGGCCCCATCTCGTCGACGCCGGCCGAGGCCGGATCGTCAACACGGTTTCAGAGGCCATGCTCGGCGGCATCCCGGAACTCACAAGCTATGGCGCGGCGAAGGGAGCGGTCTGGGGCCTGACCCGTAACCTCGCCACCGAGGGCGCCGCGCACGGGATCGGCGTCAATGCGATTGCGCCGAGGGCCTACACCCGCATGTCCGCGTCACAGGGGCGGCAACTGGCGCAGCTGTACGGCATGTCAGAGGACATGATGGCCGAGATCAACGCCAGCATGCCTCCCGAACTATGCGCTCCGGCAGCGGTTTTCCTCGCACACGAGTCATGCTCGTGCAACGGGGAGGTCCTGCTGACGGGGATGGGCGGTGTCTCACGCCTCGCGGTCGTGCGCACCCAGGGCATCTGGAAGCAAGCCCTGAGCGCCGAAGACGTCGCCGAGAACCTCGACCAGATCATGAACGTCGACGACGCCTATGTGACCGAAGTAACGAGGAGTGTCTTGTGA
- a CDS encoding cytochrome P450: protein MQQLFDDLEDFGEFDDFVSGDVRDPYTELARLRREEPVQKIEIPGIPGQEGKPIVMVYRYEEAQQMLRDNETFSSSIIIQAFGDVFGKHVMLGMDEPEHGRHRGLVAKAFSQKALARWEDALVTTIGNALIGRFASRGSADLVKEFNFPYPTLIIAGLLGLPQDDYAQFQKWSISLLSFTVNPERGREASTALADYFRPILAARREDPRDDLISRLAAAEIDGEKLSDEEIFSFLRLLLPAGVETTYRAFGNLMFGLLTNPEQLEALRADRSLIPQAIEEAVRWEPPLSMITRIASRDTELGGVHIPEGSSVMPVLGAANRQDERFPDPDQFDIFRESKANIGWGHGVHVCLGMHLARLEMRVALNLLLDRLPNLRLDPGAEEAYIRGQVFRSPTALPILFDTPVSP from the coding sequence ATGCAACAGTTGTTCGACGACCTCGAGGACTTCGGCGAATTCGACGACTTCGTGTCCGGTGATGTGCGCGACCCCTACACCGAACTGGCGAGGTTGCGTCGCGAAGAGCCCGTCCAGAAGATCGAGATCCCCGGTATCCCAGGGCAGGAGGGTAAGCCGATCGTCATGGTTTACCGCTATGAGGAAGCCCAGCAGATGCTACGGGACAACGAGACGTTCTCGTCGTCGATCATCATCCAGGCGTTCGGCGACGTGTTCGGCAAGCATGTGATGCTCGGCATGGACGAACCCGAGCACGGCCGGCACCGGGGGTTGGTGGCAAAGGCGTTCTCGCAGAAGGCGCTGGCCCGTTGGGAAGACGCGCTGGTCACCACGATCGGCAACGCGTTGATCGGCCGGTTCGCCAGCCGCGGAAGTGCCGACCTGGTCAAGGAATTCAACTTCCCGTACCCCACGCTGATAATCGCCGGGCTGCTGGGTCTGCCCCAGGACGACTACGCGCAGTTCCAGAAGTGGTCCATCTCGCTGCTGTCGTTCACCGTCAACCCCGAACGCGGTCGGGAGGCGTCCACCGCGCTGGCCGACTATTTCCGGCCCATCCTGGCAGCGCGTCGCGAGGACCCGCGCGACGATCTGATCAGCCGGTTGGCCGCGGCCGAGATCGACGGGGAAAAGCTCTCGGACGAGGAGATCTTCTCGTTCCTGCGGTTGCTTTTACCCGCCGGTGTGGAGACCACCTACCGGGCGTTCGGCAACCTGATGTTCGGGCTGCTGACCAATCCCGAACAGCTGGAAGCCCTTCGGGCCGACCGGTCATTGATACCCCAGGCGATCGAGGAGGCGGTGCGCTGGGAGCCGCCGCTGAGCATGATCACCCGGATCGCAAGCCGCGACACCGAACTCGGCGGCGTTCACATTCCCGAGGGTTCGTCGGTGATGCCCGTGTTGGGTGCGGCCAACCGACAGGACGAGCGGTTCCCCGACCCCGATCAATTCGACATCTTCCGAGAATCCAAGGCCAACATCGGGTGGGGCCACGGTGTGCACGTCTGCCTCGGCATGCACCTGGCGCGGCTGGAGATGCGGGTCGCGCTCAACCTCCTACTGGACCGCCTGCCCAACCTGCGGCTCGATCCGGGCGCCGAGGAGGCCTACATCCGCGGCCAGGTGTTCCGGTCACCGACGGCGCTTCCCATCCTCTTCGACACCCCGGTGAGCCCATGA